CCGGGCTCTATCTCACGGTGACCAACCTCACAAATCAAACCTATATTGTGGCCCGTCGGCCTGCAGGCATCCGGCCCGGATTACCGCGCAGCGTGTCTGCGGGCATCAGGGTGGATTTCTAGACTCTTACGCTACGCGGACCTGCACCGTCCGCGCATCCCGGTTGCCGACTGGCAAAAGCTTGCTTCTTACACACCGACGAAGTATTCTTTGGGTCGGCATGGCATCTCCCCATCAAATGCGCCGATTTATCATCCTGGCAGGTTTGGCAGCAGCCCTGTGGGTCGGCATGCCGGCACAAATTCAGGGCGCCGCAAATTCCACTTCAACGTTGTCCGCCCGGGTTGTGCAGGAGCAGGACAAGGAGCAGAAGGCCGCTCGACCGAGGCGGCGCGGACGTAAGCCACCGCCCCAATCTGGCGGAGTCCGCAGGCGACCCTCATCCAGGCCCCGCCCCAGCGCCGAACAAGGTGACAAGCCATCCAGTCGGAGGCGAAGGCAAAGCGCGTCCCGTCGCCCCAGTTCCCGGCAAGGCCGCTCGTCCGCCGCCCGCAGTCCACGCCGGCGGCCAGCGGACGCCCCAGCACCTGCAGGGCGCTCGTCCAGACCTGCACCCCCGGCCGTGACAGCTTATGCGCCCGGGGAGCTGGAGTCCCTGGTCGCTGAAATCAGTTCACTTTCGCTCCAGCTAACGAGCCTTAGCCGCCAGTCAACTCAGCGGGTATTCGATGTGCAGCCCACTGGTAAATTTCCGTTGGGTCATAATTATCGTGTACCGGGCGATTACCGTCAGCTGCTACAGCTCCGCCGCCAGCATGAGGACCATCCCCAGGACCTGGCTGCACTGATAGCACTGGCCGACTTGCAGCACCGCAATGACAAGTTCGCTGAATCAGAGGGCTACCTGCTCAAGGCGCTGGCGCTGGAGCCGTTAAGCCAAGCCATGCTACTCCAGCTGGGTGAGCTCTACATCGAAAAGGGCGAATTCACCAACGCCTGGGGTACCTTTCAGGAGGTCATTTATCTGAATCCGGAGAACTTGATGGCGCTCCTGGCTCAAGGACGGGTCCGTGAGGCGGAAGGCAACTTTGCAGGCGCTATGGTGATCTATGACAAGGTGGAGGAGCAAGTCGGGCCGTCTGCCCGGATATATTATCGCCGGGCCATGAATCTGGCTGGGCGCGGCGATTTCGGTGATGCAGTTACTCTTGCGCGTGAGGGGTTGAACAGGTATCCTGATCATGCACCGCTCTACTACGCCCGGGCCCGGGCTTATGCGGGCTTGGGGTTGCTCGACCGCGCCAAAACAGACCTCTATGATGCCCTTGCCCTTGATTCGGAACTGTTGGTTGCCTTCGAAGCACTGGGGGATGTGTCGCTGCTCGAAGGCAACGCCGTGACCGCCATGCGCGCATTTCTGCAAGTGCTTGGCAAGCGGCCGGGGAGCGCGGAGGCGTCATTCAAACTGGGGCGTGCCTATCTACTGGACTTGCGGTTTGATGAAGCGGCACGCGAGTGGGAACTGCTTGACCGGCTGCACCCCAACGGCCGCAACCTGGCCCCCTGGCTGTCCCAGGCCTACTTTCTGCAAGCCCTCGAATATAAGCGCCGTGGGCGTTTCCGAGAGGCGCTTCAGGCCCAGCGCCGGGCACGGTCACGGGCTGGGGGGAACCAGCCGGAGTGGGTCGTTCAGGCCTTGGTGAGTGCCGGTGGCGCAGCGCTTGCGCACAACGAGTACCAGCGTTCTCTGGACTACTATGATCGCGCCATCAGGAACAATCCCTTTCGTGCCGACACCTTTGTGGCGCTGAGCCGGACCTACCGGGCAATGCAGGACAGTCGAGCCGAGCGAAACGCCCTCCAACAGGCGCTGGCCCTCGACCCTCAGCATCCCGACGCCCGCAGGGAACTGCTACGCGCCAATCAGCCCTGATGCTTTCAACGGCCTAGTTACTCTCCTACGATCCATGCGTTACTCGGCAACAGCGGGTTCGGCCTGTATCCTGATTGGCGCCCTGGCGGCCTATCTTCCAGGTCAGTCAACGGGGTCGAATACAGGCGGATCAGCCGCCGCCATGTTACTGCAGCGGGCTGCAACCGGCGATTCCAAGTCCGTACGCCTGTGGGAGGGGATCGATGCCATGTACTCTTACCGCTTTCACCAGTCGGAGACCGCACTGGAAGCGGCGCTGGCCCTTGACTCCCTTGAGGCCGTAGTTCCGTTCGTCGCCGTGGCTAACCAGTGGTTGATGAGCCTCACCGAGCACGGTTACAGGGCTTCCCACGAGGCGATGCTGCAGGCCATCGATGCCACCATACCCATGTATGAGTCTATGCTGTCCAGCGAAGGTCGGCGGCCTGAGATTTTGCTGTATTTGGGCAGTACCTACGGCCTGAAAACCAGAGTACACCTGGCGGATAAGAGCTGGCTCGCAGGTCTCTACGCCGGCATCAAGGGCTGGCGCATGATCCGCAAAGCCTATGCCGCAGATACGACGCTGGCGGACGCCTACCTCCCCATTGGTGTCTTTAGCTATTATGCCGGCCTGCAGTCGAGACCGGTACAATTGGTAGCCCGCATTTTCGGCCTGCAACCTGACCGGGAAGTGGGTCTGCGCATTCTCCGTCGAGCCGTCGAGGAGGCGCCCCATGCTTGGATTGAGGCGGCCAGTACCCTGGCCATTATTTACCTCTACTTGGAGAACGACCCGCACGCAGCCTTCCCCTACACCCAGCTCATTGTAGTTCGCTATCCCGGCAACTACTATTTCAACTTTCTATTCGCCGAGGCTCTGGTACGTAATGGCCGTCTGAAAGAGGCGCGTGAGTTCCTGCCCGCCTTGAAGAGCCTCTTCATGACATCCCACCCGACTCAGCGAATTGAATGGACGCTAAAATATGCCTCTTTAGAGGCGGCCCTGAGCTTTCAGGCAGGCGATCTGGACACAGCTCTTGAGCGCTGCCAATGGGTGATCGACCACTACAACATGGAGTTCGATTGGCATCTGGGTTTCGCCCACAATATTCGGGGGCAAATCAGAGAGAGTCGCGGCGACCTGGATGGCGCACGGGACGACTACCGCATCGTGGCGGGTCTCGGGAATCGAACCTTCGTGACTGCCGAGGCCCGAGCAGCGCTGCAACGGCTACGTATGAATTGACTCCGTTTGTAGCGGGTCTCTCCGGGACTTGGGCAGAGGAGGTGGGCACATTACTGGCTCAGAAAAGTCACAGCCCCGGAGCTACCAATTGCCATGTGGTCCGCCATAAGCGCCCATATCGTTCCGGCTGCCGTCGGGGTCATTGAAGGCCGGATCTGGGTTGCCCGCATCAATGCCGGGAGAGCCCGGCTGCAAGCGAAAGTTTCCCACCGCCGGATTGACGAATTCCGGCCCAGCAGCTAGATTCGTGCTGTCCAGAGCCGCCCAATCGGGGCCGGCGCCGGTATACAGTACCTGTGGTGCAAAAATATCGGGCGGTAGAGGCATAATATTTCCATTCCCGTTGTTCACGACGAGGCAGTTTTCGACTCTGGCGAACCCATTTTGCGACCATATACCCCCGCCGGCACTCTCGGGCTGCAAGGTGAATTGGCCCACCGCAGTGTTGCCATAGATTGTGCAGTTGACAATCCGCACCCGTCCAGAATTTGGATCAATGTAAACGCCGCCCCCTTGTTTAGTGGCGGAGTTGGAGAATATCAGGCAATTTTCCATGCGGGCAAGATCGAACAGGTACGCGCCGCCACCCCAACCGCCCCACGGCTGAACCAACCCCACCCGCGCCTGATTGCTCCGTAGGATCAGGTGACGGAGCACGGCCGAGCCGCCCGCATATATACCGCCACCGGTCAGTGCAATTCCCGCTTCAATGGTGAAGCCCTGGAGGAGGCCGCCTTCCACCTGGATCATGATGGAATCGGAGGCCAGGGGGCCCCGCTCGAGGAAAGTCTCATCGGCCCCCTCAGTCCCAATGATCACCAGGCCCTTACCCGCGATCTTCAGACCGGAAATATCGTAGTGTCCTGGTCCAACCAGGATAGTGTCTCCATCATCCATAATCGGGGACAAGGCAGCATCCGCCAGCAATGTGAAATCTTCGGGCACCGCAATCCGGGTCGTGGCGGGCACTTGCGCCTCAACCTCAGAGGCACCAAACGTACCGTCCGATCGAAATACTGCCACCTGGTAGCGCAGGATTTCGTCGTCGTAAATGGTGTCACGCCAAGTGTTTACTCGTGAATCGGTGATGGTTGCCAGCAGTTTCCAGCTGCCCAGGGCGGAGTCCTGTGAAAGCGCAAATCGCCGGCTGATGTGGAACGCCTGAAAATTGTCGATGCCCACCAGGGGCCAACCCAGATCCACAAAGCCTGATGTGATCAGCCGCTCGGTGCTCACCACGGCTGTCACCTGAAAGATGGGCTCATCTGAGGTAGGGGTCGTACTAAAGGGCCACTCGCAGCCCGCTGCTGCCACGAGAAATAAGATTGCTCTGGTCCTGAGGATGGGCTTCACAAGCTGACCCGCAGAGAGATGATCTGGCGATGGGATTCATAATATTGTGGCGGGGGGAGCCCCTCTTCAGCAGGATCGCCCCTCAATACGGGGAGGTCGGAAAACAGGTTGCGAATGGTGTAGGCGACGCTCACCTTCGCGTGCCACAGCTGCCGCCGGAGGATCAAGTTCAAGTTGGCGCTCTCCCGCCTTTCGAGCTGCAATGGTGTGGCTAGTCCGTTAAAAACAACGAATTGTGGTCCATCACGATAGTAATCAAAAACACCTGATATCCAACCTAGGCGCAGCTCCACTTGGTAGGCCAGACGAGCCTCCGGCTTGTTGGGGAAGATAAACGGATTATCCAGATTGATGCGCTGATAGGCCCACCGTGCTCTGAGCCGTCGCAACCAAATCTCAACCTCCAGAGACAGGTCGTAGCCCGCTACTCTTGCGCTGGGTGTATTAAGGGGGACCGGGGGCGCATCGGATAAAAATCGATAGGTAATTTTAT
The DNA window shown above is from Candidatus Neomarinimicrobiota bacterium and carries:
- a CDS encoding right-handed parallel beta-helix repeat-containing protein is translated as MKPILRTRAILFLVAAAGCEWPFSTTPTSDEPIFQVTAVVSTERLITSGFVDLGWPLVGIDNFQAFHISRRFALSQDSALGSWKLLATITDSRVNTWRDTIYDDEILRYQVAVFRSDGTFGASEVEAQVPATTRIAVPEDFTLLADAALSPIMDDGDTILVGPGHYDISGLKIAGKGLVIIGTEGADETFLERGPLASDSIMIQVEGGLLQGFTIEAGIALTGGGIYAGGSAVLRHLILRSNQARVGLVQPWGGWGGGAYLFDLARMENCLIFSNSATKQGGGVYIDPNSGRVRIVNCTIYGNTAVGQFTLQPESAGGGIWSQNGFARVENCLVVNNGNGNIMPLPPDIFAPQVLYTGAGPDWAALDSTNLAAGPEFVNPAVGNFRLQPGSPGIDAGNPDPAFNDPDGSRNDMGAYGGPHGNW
- a CDS encoding tetratricopeptide repeat protein; the protein is MTAYAPGELESLVAEISSLSLQLTSLSRQSTQRVFDVQPTGKFPLGHNYRVPGDYRQLLQLRRQHEDHPQDLAALIALADLQHRNDKFAESEGYLLKALALEPLSQAMLLQLGELYIEKGEFTNAWGTFQEVIYLNPENLMALLAQGRVREAEGNFAGAMVIYDKVEEQVGPSARIYYRRAMNLAGRGDFGDAVTLAREGLNRYPDHAPLYYARARAYAGLGLLDRAKTDLYDALALDSELLVAFEALGDVSLLEGNAVTAMRAFLQVLGKRPGSAEASFKLGRAYLLDLRFDEAAREWELLDRLHPNGRNLAPWLSQAYFLQALEYKRRGRFREALQAQRRARSRAGGNQPEWVVQALVSAGGAALAHNEYQRSLDYYDRAIRNNPFRADTFVALSRTYRAMQDSRAERNALQQALALDPQHPDARRELLRANQP